The Kangiella marina genome window below encodes:
- the aroK gene encoding shikimate kinase AroK has translation MKGKRNIFLVGPMGAGKTTIGKQLAEILKLEFVDSDHELEERTGAPIDWIFDIEGEEGFRVREEKIIEELTERQGIVLATGGGAVVSDKSRNHLAARGVVVYLETSIEQQLERTRRDKRRPLIQNNNPKDTLLSLMKEREPLYTEIADLTVATNISSVKSVAKEIVELMEQPIA, from the coding sequence ATGAAAGGTAAGCGCAATATCTTCCTAGTAGGACCAATGGGAGCCGGTAAAACGACCATTGGTAAGCAGCTGGCTGAAATCTTAAAGCTTGAGTTCGTTGATAGTGATCACGAGCTTGAGGAGCGTACGGGAGCACCTATCGACTGGATATTCGATATTGAAGGTGAGGAAGGCTTCCGTGTGCGTGAAGAAAAAATCATTGAAGAACTGACCGAAAGACAAGGTATTGTCCTCGCAACAGGTGGTGGCGCTGTCGTGTCCGATAAAAGCCGCAACCATTTGGCTGCTCGAGGTGTTGTTGTCTACTTAGAAACCTCAATTGAGCAGCAGTTGGAGCGTACTCGTCGTGATAAACGCCGTCCTTTGATTCAAAATAATAACCCTAAAGACACGTTGTTATCTTTAATGAAAGAGCGTGAACCTCTCTATACGGAAATTGCTGACCTAACAGTGGCGACAAATATTAGCTCTGTTAAGTCCGTGGCTAAAGAGATCGTTGAGTTGATGGAACAACCGATTGCGTAG
- the aroB gene encoding 3-dehydroquinate synthase, translating to MKTLDLHLQSKSLDYQILIGKDLLSQNKHFTPVIQGQQVFIVSNKTVAPLYLETLQASLKGYECSVFLLEDGEQHKSFASYQHILDAMLDAGLRRNATLIALGGGVVGDMAGFAAATYQRGIRFLQIPTTLLSQVDSSVGGKTAVNHPKGKNLIGAFHQPSRVITDINTLTTLPDREFKAGIAEIVKAAILYDVTFFEWLETNVSKILSHDEEILVTMIERSCAIKAEIVSLDEKETGVRAWLNLGHTFGHAIERSLGYGELLHGEAVAVGIAMAAEYAVKMFGLPSEDSVRIVRLIESFGLPINIQSEQYHINATILAEAMTLDKKNVDADLTLVLPKSIGEVTIKHSVKVQDVERFLVGYLDMNIV from the coding sequence TTGAAAACTCTTGATTTACACTTACAATCAAAAAGCTTAGATTATCAAATACTTATTGGGAAAGACTTACTTTCCCAGAATAAACATTTCACACCTGTTATTCAGGGGCAGCAAGTTTTCATTGTAAGCAATAAGACAGTGGCCCCTCTTTATCTTGAAACTTTACAAGCCAGCCTAAAAGGTTATGAATGCTCAGTATTTTTACTGGAAGATGGTGAGCAGCATAAATCTTTTGCAAGCTATCAACACATTCTCGATGCTATGCTAGATGCAGGACTTCGCCGTAATGCCACGCTTATCGCATTGGGCGGTGGCGTTGTTGGTGATATGGCCGGTTTCGCTGCAGCGACTTATCAGCGTGGAATACGCTTTCTCCAAATACCTACGACCTTACTGTCTCAGGTAGATTCATCGGTCGGCGGCAAAACGGCTGTTAATCACCCCAAGGGAAAGAACCTGATCGGGGCTTTCCATCAGCCAAGTCGGGTAATTACTGATATAAATACGCTAACGACATTGCCTGATAGAGAGTTTAAAGCTGGTATTGCTGAAATTGTTAAAGCGGCCATACTCTATGATGTAACCTTTTTTGAGTGGTTAGAGACAAACGTCAGCAAGATCCTTTCGCATGACGAAGAAATCTTGGTTACCATGATTGAGCGCTCTTGCGCGATTAAGGCTGAAATTGTAAGCCTTGATGAGAAAGAAACCGGCGTTAGGGCTTGGCTAAATTTAGGTCATACTTTTGGTCATGCGATTGAAAGAAGTTTAGGGTATGGTGAGTTATTACATGGTGAGGCAGTTGCGGTAGGCATCGCTATGGCTGCGGAATATGCTGTTAAAATGTTCGGGCTTCCTAGTGAAGACTCAGTTCGAATCGTGAGATTAATTGAGAGCTTTGGACTTCCAATTAACATTCAGAGTGAACAATACCACATAAATGCGACTATTTTGGCGGAGGCAATGACTCTGGATAAAAAGAATGTTGACGCAGATCTCACTCTAGTTTTGCCAAAATCTATCGGTGAAGTTACTATAAAGCATTCCGTTAAAGTTCAAGATGTCGAGCGTTTCTTAGTGGGCTATCTTGATATGAATATAGTATAA